The following proteins are co-located in the Trichormus variabilis 0441 genome:
- the hpf gene encoding ribosome hibernation-promoting factor, HPF/YfiA family, which translates to MKLVIHGKNIEITDAIREYVHQKIEKAVNHFQNITNEVDVHLSVARNPRINTRQAAEVTIYANGSVIRAEESSENLYASIDLVADKISRQLRKYKERKQDQKTQALPTTETIVPETVVADLIGDRTPELPEEVVRTKYFSMPPMTVTEALEQLQLVGHDFYMFHNAETGEINVIYERNHGGYGVIQPRNNNGHTNGKNGKTHHVVMAEKSHSR; encoded by the coding sequence ATGAAGCTTGTCATCCACGGCAAAAATATAGAAATTACCGATGCGATTCGAGAATATGTGCATCAGAAAATTGAAAAGGCGGTTAATCACTTTCAGAACATCACCAATGAAGTGGATGTCCATTTAAGCGTGGCTCGCAATCCCCGAATTAATACCAGACAAGCAGCTGAAGTTACCATCTATGCAAATGGTAGCGTCATCCGCGCGGAGGAAAGCAGCGAAAATTTATACGCAAGCATTGATTTAGTAGCAGACAAGATTTCCCGACAACTGCGTAAATATAAAGAAAGAAAACAAGACCAGAAAACACAAGCTCTACCAACTACCGAAACCATCGTACCAGAAACAGTAGTTGCAGATTTAATAGGCGATCGCACTCCCGAACTCCCCGAAGAAGTCGTCCGCACCAAATACTTTTCCATGCCCCCCATGACCGTTACCGAAGCCTTAGAGCAGTTGCAACTAGTGGGGCATGACTTTTATATGTTCCATAACGCCGAAACAGGAGAAATTAACGTTATTTATGAACGCAACCACGGCGGCTATGGTGTGATTCAACCCCGAAATAATAACGGACACACCAACGGAAAAAATGGTAAAACTCATCATGTCGTGATGGCGGAAAAGTCTCATAGTAGGTAA
- a CDS encoding ADP-ribosylglycohydrolase family protein: MLGAIAGDIIGSVYEGNSIKTKDFPLFSRQSRFTDDTVLTVAVADVILNTDQFPQSSKYIDQFKWYYRRYLYAGYGRNFSNWAKSNSTQPYNSFGNGAAMRVSPIAFAFPDLNTVLQQAKGSAEVTHNHPEGIKGAQATASAIFLARTGWDKAEIKSYIQDNFGYNLEQTLEQIRPTYQYDATCPGSVPPAIIAFLESSDFEDAIRNAVSLGGDSDTIACITGAIAQAYYGGVPRAIAEQTLSHLNEHLCTTTEKFMYKYCL; this comes from the coding sequence ATGTTGGGTGCGATCGCAGGTGACATAATTGGTTCAGTTTATGAGGGAAACAGTATCAAAACGAAAGATTTTCCCTTGTTTAGCAGGCAGAGTCGCTTCACTGATGATACAGTGCTAACTGTGGCAGTGGCAGATGTGATCCTCAACACTGATCAATTTCCGCAAAGCAGTAAATACATTGACCAATTCAAGTGGTACTATCGTCGCTACCTATATGCAGGCTATGGACGTAACTTTAGTAACTGGGCTAAATCTAACAGCACTCAACCATACAATAGTTTTGGTAATGGTGCAGCTATGCGCGTCAGTCCTATTGCCTTTGCCTTCCCAGATTTAAACACTGTCTTACAACAAGCTAAAGGTAGTGCAGAAGTTACTCATAACCACCCAGAAGGGATCAAAGGCGCACAAGCTACAGCATCCGCCATCTTCCTCGCTAGGACAGGCTGGGATAAAGCAGAGATTAAATCCTACATTCAAGATAACTTTGGTTACAACCTAGAGCAAACCCTAGAACAAATCAGACCGACTTACCAATATGATGCTACCTGTCCAGGTTCCGTCCCCCCAGCAATTATTGCCTTTTTAGAATCCTCGGACTTTGAAGATGCAATTCGCAATGCCGTTTCCCTTGGTGGTGATAGCGATACCATCGCCTGTATTACTGGTGCAATCGCTCAAGCATACTATGGAGGTGTACCCAGAGCGATCGCTGAACAAACTTTGTCTCATTTAAATGAACATTTATGTACCACTACGGAAAAATTTATGTATAAATACTGTCTTTAG
- a CDS encoding peroxiredoxin, with translation MPVKVGDSAPDFTLPAQNGSSVSLSDFRGKKAVVLYFYPKDDTPGCTAESCAFRDRYEVFQTAGAEIIGVSGDSNESHQKFASKYNLPFTLLSDKGDQVRKLYGATAAFGLFPGRVTYVIDQQGVIKYVFDSMFNFQGHVEEALKTLQQLANK, from the coding sequence ATGCCAGTTAAAGTTGGAGACTCTGCACCTGATTTTACTTTACCTGCACAAAATGGCTCATCGGTGAGCCTGAGTGATTTTCGCGGTAAAAAGGCTGTGGTGCTGTACTTTTATCCCAAAGATGATACACCAGGATGTACAGCAGAATCTTGTGCTTTCCGCGATCGCTATGAAGTTTTTCAAACTGCTGGGGCGGAAATTATTGGTGTCAGTGGTGACTCTAACGAATCTCACCAAAAATTTGCTTCTAAATACAATTTACCTTTTACTCTGTTGAGCGACAAAGGCGACCAAGTACGCAAACTATACGGCGCAACAGCCGCTTTTGGTTTGTTTCCCGGTCGCGTTACTTACGTCATCGACCAACAGGGAGTTATCAAATACGTTTTTGATTCCATGTTCAACTTCCAAGGACACGTCGAGGAAGCGTTGAAAACTCTGCAACAGTTGGCGAATAAATAG
- a CDS encoding DUF1822 family protein, with the protein MTKTTNQLDDFAITLPITQAARIAAQQFANRQPNSRKAEQVRLNTLAVSVVNDYLQMMEVATNLTASDSWNPLMQLCGDVADLEVPSVGRLECRPVQLHEQVCSVPPETWEERIGYVIVQVDETNTEAKLIGFTKKVNQETLPLNQLQPIEALIDRLEQLKTSPVDALVNLSQWFVGQFESGWQTVETLWNSLEARPAYGFRSPVSTPDTTLSQAEAVTRRAKLIDLGIKIVDQPVMLIVEIAPEANGQIGVRLQLHSTGNQIHLPTGVKLTVIDTSGAVFLEAQARSADNYLQLQFRGEIQEQFSVQVALDDMSITESFVI; encoded by the coding sequence ATGACTAAAACTACCAACCAGCTAGACGATTTCGCCATCACACTACCAATTACTCAAGCAGCTCGTATTGCTGCCCAGCAGTTCGCCAACAGACAGCCTAATTCCCGAAAAGCCGAGCAAGTTAGGCTCAATACTTTGGCTGTGTCAGTGGTGAATGATTATTTGCAAATGATGGAAGTTGCAACTAATTTGACAGCTAGTGACAGTTGGAACCCATTAATGCAGCTATGTGGAGATGTAGCTGATCTAGAAGTTCCTTCAGTTGGTCGTTTAGAATGCCGTCCTGTTCAGCTGCATGAGCAAGTATGTTCTGTTCCCCCAGAAACTTGGGAAGAAAGAATTGGTTATGTAATTGTACAAGTTGATGAAACTAATACAGAAGCTAAATTAATAGGTTTTACTAAAAAAGTTAATCAAGAAACATTACCTCTAAATCAACTACAACCTATAGAAGCATTGATCGATCGCCTAGAACAACTCAAAACTTCTCCTGTGGATGCTTTGGTGAATTTGAGTCAGTGGTTTGTCGGGCAATTTGAATCTGGCTGGCAAACAGTAGAAACTTTGTGGAATTCCCTGGAAGCTAGACCTGCTTATGGCTTTCGTAGCCCTGTAAGCACTCCAGATACAACTTTGAGTCAAGCAGAAGCCGTTACCAGACGAGCAAAACTCATTGACTTGGGGATCAAAATAGTTGACCAACCAGTAATGTTGATTGTGGAAATTGCACCTGAAGCAAACGGACAAATCGGTGTCCGTTTGCAACTACACTCCACAGGTAATCAAATACATCTACCCACAGGAGTAAAACTGACAGTAATAGACACTTCCGGCGCAGTATTTCTAGAAGCTCAAGCCAGGAGTGCTGACAACTACCTACAACTACAATTTCGTGGGGAAATTCAGGAACAGTTCAGCGTTCAGGTCGCATTAGATGATATGAGTATTACAGAGAGCTTTGTAATTTAA
- a CDS encoding ABC transporter permease subunit (The N-terminal region of this protein, as described by TIGR01726, is a three transmembrane segment that identifies a subfamily of ABC transporter permease subunits, which specificities that include histidine, arginine, glutamine, glutamate, L-cystine (sic), the opines (in Agrobacterium) octopine and nopaline, etc.), with protein sequence MSKRVFGRWCLVLSLICLLLTGCSGNLSQEKTLRIATEPAFPPFEFTGQGGNLQGFSIDLMNAIASAANLRVSFQSLPFDGIIPALQSRTVDAAISSITITAERAKTVAFSRPYFKAGLAIAIRSSDEDITGFDSLKNKKIAVQIGTTGAEKAKSIPGAQIRSFDSAPLALQELLNSNVDAVINDAPVTLYAINTGNLQGIKVVEKLLTEEYYGIATAQNSPYLALINDGLNRVLTNGTYSQIYQKWFKAEPPSLPDKSLYENQNNTRKSSSIKLILQFLPTLLQGALVTIQLTILSTLLGLICGTLIALIRLSQFTPARLLARAYVDFFRGTPLLVQIFMIYFGIPALAQQLGFTFNFDRWVAGVIALSVNAAAYIAEIVRAGIQSIEIGQTEAAKSLGLNPWLTMRLVIFPQAFRRMLPPLGNEFISLLKDTSLVAVIGFEELFRKGQLIVADNYRAFEIYAAVAIVYLCLTLLASQVLSRLEMWMNPTMKAQQRKAKR encoded by the coding sequence ATGAGTAAGCGGGTTTTTGGACGTTGGTGTCTGGTGTTGAGCTTAATTTGTTTGTTACTTACTGGTTGTAGTGGCAATTTAAGTCAAGAAAAAACTCTAAGGATAGCAACAGAACCAGCCTTTCCACCTTTTGAGTTTACAGGGCAAGGGGGAAATTTACAGGGTTTTTCTATAGATTTGATGAATGCCATCGCCTCTGCTGCTAACTTGAGAGTAAGTTTCCAAAGTCTGCCTTTTGACGGGATTATCCCCGCCTTGCAAAGCAGAACTGTAGACGCGGCGATTAGTTCCATCACCATCACCGCCGAACGGGCAAAAACCGTTGCGTTCTCTCGTCCTTATTTTAAAGCAGGGTTAGCGATCGCTATTCGCTCCAGCGATGAAGATATTACAGGTTTTGACAGTCTCAAAAATAAAAAAATCGCCGTGCAGATTGGCACAACCGGCGCAGAAAAAGCCAAAAGTATTCCAGGGGCGCAAATTCGTAGCTTTGATTCTGCACCCCTAGCCCTACAAGAATTACTGAATAGCAATGTAGATGCAGTCATCAATGATGCACCTGTGACTTTATATGCTATTAATACAGGCAATTTACAAGGAATTAAAGTTGTCGAAAAGTTGCTAACAGAAGAATATTATGGTATTGCTACAGCCCAAAACTCACCTTATTTGGCACTAATTAATGATGGATTAAATCGGGTGTTAACAAATGGTACCTATTCCCAAATTTACCAGAAATGGTTCAAAGCAGAACCACCATCTTTACCAGATAAATCACTCTATGAAAATCAAAATAATACTCGTAAATCTAGCTCAATTAAACTGATTTTACAGTTTCTCCCGACTTTATTACAAGGTGCATTAGTCACCATACAACTGACAATTTTGTCTACATTATTGGGGTTAATATGTGGTACTTTAATTGCGTTGATTCGTCTTTCCCAATTTACCCCTGCACGTTTATTAGCCAGAGCTTATGTAGATTTCTTCCGGGGAACACCTCTGCTAGTACAAATTTTTATGATTTACTTTGGAATACCAGCACTTGCTCAACAACTTGGTTTTACATTTAACTTTGACCGTTGGGTAGCGGGAGTTATTGCCTTAAGTGTAAATGCAGCCGCCTACATCGCTGAAATTGTCCGTGCTGGTATTCAATCAATAGAAATTGGACAAACAGAAGCGGCTAAATCATTAGGTTTAAATCCTTGGTTGACAATGCGTCTGGTAATTTTTCCCCAAGCCTTCCGGCGAATGTTACCACCTTTGGGTAATGAGTTCATCAGTTTGTTAAAGGATACGAGTTTAGTTGCCGTGATTGGATTTGAAGAGTTATTCCGCAAAGGGCAATTGATTGTTGCAGACAACTATCGTGCCTTTGAAATTTATGCGGCTGTCGCCATAGTATATTTATGTTTAACACTTTTAGCTTCTCAAGTTCTGAGCCGTTTAGAAATGTGGATGAATCCGACCATGAAAGCTCAACAACGAAAAGCCAAAAGATGA
- a CDS encoding CHASE2 domain-containing protein produces MAKLVVLKFGDGSFEQGFTVTLQIGEESDRPSTEITGKLPPCPEILLYYSRWQSTYLQLGNGYRLDADKIQVTNVSVTQDCHELALIVRARFNTWLQAQEFRPLREKWLEKLQPTDEIRVILQSENSYLQRLPWHIWDLLERYPKAEIALSSPSYELIHKRRTSSPTVNILAIVGNSQGIDTHADQAMLQNCPNADVSFLVEPQRKELTDHLWGKSWDILFFAGHSSSQGDDGIGRIYLNQTDSLSISELKYALKQAIARGLQLAIFNSRDGLGLAKELADLNIPQIIVMREPVPDQVAQEFLKYFLLSFANGESLYQAVRHARERLQGLEDRFPCATWLPVICQNPAQKPLTWEELTEPPTQPIFNDVPPVSKKRGLKRTVFSSLLVTAAVYGLRFLGALQTGELQAFDQMMRSRPDEGPDPRILIVTIDDEDLAHQRRNNEYLKGTSISEKSLNLLLAKISQYQPKAIGLDIYRDFHAEQPELISRLRQTENLIGICKGSDTSENIKGIESPPEIPQERLGFSDFVHDDDGVVRRHLLFMSQETASLCSASYAFSSQLAFRYLSSLGIQAKFTSGQFTKNLKLGDTVLHRLSSRMGAYQNIDANGGQILLNYRAAKKIAEQVTLTQLLSSPINPNAIKDRIILIGVVAKGDFPDYWATPYGHLLDEQMPGVMVQAHMVSQIISAVLDGRSLLRVWLPGLEIIWIGIWAGLGGFLAWRWRLLPHLALAVGISSSVLYLLCLSLLVWGFWVPFVPSALSLVSTVTVVTIQNSKFLEEEGGRE; encoded by the coding sequence ATGGCAAAGTTAGTAGTACTGAAATTTGGAGATGGTAGTTTTGAGCAGGGGTTTACCGTAACTCTTCAGATTGGTGAAGAAAGCGATCGCCCATCGACGGAAATCACAGGTAAACTCCCACCATGTCCCGAAATATTACTTTACTACTCTCGTTGGCAGTCCACCTATCTACAGCTTGGTAATGGTTATCGTCTAGATGCTGACAAAATCCAAGTTACAAATGTGTCAGTAACTCAAGATTGTCATGAGTTAGCTTTAATTGTCCGCGCTCGCTTTAATACTTGGCTACAAGCACAAGAATTTCGACCCTTACGGGAAAAATGGCTGGAGAAATTACAGCCCACCGATGAAATCAGAGTAATTTTACAATCAGAAAATAGCTACTTACAAAGATTACCTTGGCATATCTGGGATTTACTGGAACGCTATCCCAAGGCAGAAATCGCCCTCTCTTCACCAAGCTATGAGCTAATTCATAAACGCAGAACTTCCAGTCCAACTGTGAATATTTTGGCGATTGTCGGTAATAGTCAGGGCATTGATACCCACGCAGACCAAGCAATGCTGCAAAATTGTCCCAATGCGGACGTTAGCTTTTTAGTAGAACCACAACGCAAAGAATTAACAGATCATTTGTGGGGAAAAAGCTGGGATATTTTATTTTTCGCTGGACACAGTTCTAGTCAAGGAGATGATGGGATTGGGCGAATCTACCTCAACCAGACTGATAGCCTCAGCATTAGTGAATTAAAATATGCCTTGAAACAAGCGATAGCAAGGGGTTTACAACTAGCAATTTTCAACTCTCGTGATGGATTGGGACTGGCGAAAGAACTAGCTGATTTAAACATTCCCCAGATCATTGTCATGCGCGAACCTGTTCCCGATCAGGTAGCCCAAGAGTTTTTAAAATATTTTCTCCTCAGCTTTGCTAATGGTGAATCTTTATACCAAGCAGTCCGGCACGCACGGGAGCGATTGCAAGGATTAGAAGATAGATTTCCCTGTGCAACTTGGCTACCAGTAATTTGTCAAAATCCTGCTCAAAAGCCACTGACTTGGGAGGAACTCACAGAACCACCAACCCAACCAATATTTAATGATGTCCCACCAGTCTCTAAAAAACGCGGATTAAAAAGGACTGTATTTTCGAGTTTGCTAGTGACCGCCGCAGTTTATGGATTAAGGTTTTTGGGCGCTTTACAAACTGGGGAACTGCAAGCATTTGATCAGATGATGCGATCGCGCCCCGACGAAGGCCCCGATCCCAGGATATTAATCGTCACCATTGACGATGAAGATTTAGCTCATCAGCGACGTAACAACGAGTACCTAAAAGGTACATCTATATCAGAGAAATCACTTAATTTACTCCTAGCAAAAATATCCCAGTATCAACCAAAAGCTATTGGCTTAGATATTTATCGTGATTTCCATGCCGAACAACCAGAGTTAATCTCTCGACTACGACAAACTGAGAATTTAATTGGTATATGCAAAGGAAGTGATACCAGCGAAAATATCAAAGGCATTGAATCACCACCAGAAATTCCGCAAGAACGCCTGGGATTTAGTGACTTTGTTCACGATGATGATGGTGTAGTACGGCGACATCTCCTGTTTATGAGTCAGGAAACAGCCTCATTATGTTCTGCGTCCTATGCTTTCAGTTCTCAATTGGCATTCCGCTATCTATCCTCCTTAGGCATTCAAGCAAAATTTACCTCTGGACAATTCACCAAAAATTTAAAGTTGGGTGATACCGTACTGCATCGCCTTTCGTCTCGCATGGGAGCCTATCAAAATATTGATGCCAATGGTGGTCAAATCTTACTAAACTATCGCGCCGCCAAGAAAATCGCCGAACAGGTGACACTTACCCAACTTTTATCTAGTCCTATCAATCCCAACGCCATTAAAGACCGGATTATACTCATTGGCGTGGTAGCCAAAGGCGACTTTCCCGACTATTGGGCTACACCATACGGCCATCTTCTAGATGAGCAAATGCCCGGAGTCATGGTACAAGCTCACATGGTTAGCCAGATTATTAGTGCTGTTTTAGATGGACGCTCTCTGTTGAGGGTTTGGTTGCCTGGGTTAGAAATAATCTGGATTGGAATTTGGGCTGGATTAGGAGGATTCCTAGCTTGGAGATGGCGTTTGCTCCCTCATTTAGCATTAGCAGTTGGTATTAGTTCTAGCGTTTTGTACTTATTATGTCTGAGCCTGCTAGTTTGGGGCTTTTGGGTTCCCTTTGTCCCATCAGCTTTATCTCTGGTATCAACTGTTACGGTAGTTACAATTCAAAATTCCAAGTTTCTAGAGGAAGAGGGGGGTAGGGAGTAG
- the lipB gene encoding lipoyl(octanoyl) transferase LipB, producing MIRSNKPPENSCLLYNKGLMPYLEAHAWQRSLLHQRIDYPNLEDVLILLEHPPVYTLGQGSSLEFLKFDPNQSEFEIHRIERGGEVTYHCPGQLVGYPILNLRRHRQDLHWYLRQLEEVIIRVLAVYGLKGDRLPSLTGVWLEGRKVAAIGIKVSRWITMHGFALNVCPDMTGFGRIVPCGITDKPVGSLAQWIPGITCEEVRVHVVQAFAEVFGLVLVES from the coding sequence ATGATCCGTAGTAATAAACCCCCAGAGAACAGTTGTTTGTTATATAACAAGGGATTGATGCCATACTTGGAAGCTCACGCATGGCAGCGATCGCTCTTGCACCAACGCATCGATTACCCTAATCTAGAGGATGTACTGATATTGCTGGAACATCCGCCGGTTTACACGTTGGGGCAAGGCAGTAGTCTAGAATTTCTCAAATTTGACCCTAATCAAAGTGAGTTTGAGATACATCGAATTGAACGGGGTGGAGAAGTTACTTACCACTGTCCAGGTCAATTAGTGGGGTATCCGATTTTAAATCTGCGCCGCCATCGCCAAGACTTGCACTGGTATTTGCGACAATTAGAAGAAGTTATCATCCGTGTACTAGCAGTTTACGGCTTAAAAGGCGATCGCCTGCCATCTTTGACTGGGGTTTGGTTAGAAGGGAGGAAAGTTGCAGCCATCGGGATTAAAGTTAGTCGTTGGATTACCATGCACGGTTTTGCTTTAAATGTCTGTCCTGATATGACAGGGTTTGGCCGAATAGTCCCTTGTGGCATTACTGATAAGCCTGTTGGCAGTTTAGCCCAATGGATACCAGGAATTACTTGTGAGGAAGTACGAGTTCATGTTGTCCAGGCTTTTGCAGAAGTGTTTGGTCTAGTATTAGTGGAAAGTTGA
- a CDS encoding DUF928 domain-containing protein, protein MSTLKPIQLLLALTVGYTSLLGANSGLLATTPVNPRNNNNISTAHKKNTFVQPPLPNSERRPGGRVRGGAKRGTCPSVEPQLTALVPFTQDAPTITNVWGLTTKAHPTFLFYVPYAKDSGYPTEFVLQDQDTNIIYQKAIALPEKPGIISVSLPADVAGLAVDKQYRWFFTVECDQQKPAPPIYVEGVVQRVQLTPATAKQLETASPLQQVAIYGENGIWFEAANTLFQMLQTNPQDPAIQENWRRLLTSISLGDIVTKPMVSHKLQ, encoded by the coding sequence ATGTCCACTTTAAAACCGATCCAACTATTATTAGCCTTAACTGTTGGCTACACCAGTTTATTAGGCGCAAATTCTGGGTTATTAGCAACGACACCTGTTAACCCACGTAACAATAACAATATAAGTACTGCTCACAAAAAAAATACCTTTGTTCAACCGCCTCTACCTAATTCAGAACGTCGTCCTGGTGGGCGTGTTCGTGGTGGTGCTAAACGGGGTACTTGCCCATCGGTTGAACCTCAACTCACCGCTTTAGTACCATTCACTCAAGATGCTCCCACAATCACCAATGTTTGGGGATTGACAACAAAGGCGCATCCGACATTTTTGTTTTATGTGCCGTATGCCAAAGATTCTGGCTATCCGACAGAATTTGTTTTGCAAGACCAGGATACAAATATTATTTACCAAAAGGCGATCGCTCTACCTGAAAAACCAGGAATTATTAGTGTTTCTCTGCCTGCGGATGTTGCCGGTTTAGCTGTAGATAAGCAATATCGTTGGTTTTTCACCGTAGAGTGCGACCAACAAAAGCCAGCACCCCCAATTTATGTTGAAGGAGTCGTTCAAAGAGTCCAACTTACACCCGCAACTGCCAAGCAACTGGAAACAGCATCACCATTACAACAAGTAGCCATCTATGGGGAAAATGGCATTTGGTTCGAGGCAGCCAACACACTGTTTCAGATGCTGCAAACAAATCCTCAAGACCCAGCCATCCAAGAAAATTGGCGGCGATTACTCACCAGCATTAGCTTGGGTGACATTGTAACCAAACCTATGGTTTCCCATAAACTTCAGTAG
- the rsmG gene encoding 16S rRNA (guanine(527)-N(7))-methyltransferase RsmG, with product MTNLLPEMAEIWQQTLNWQPTDSQQARFQQLYELILEGNRQLNLTRITEPQEFWEKHLWDSLRGVAPQQQLISFLPVGASVIDIGTGAGFPGVPVAIIAPNSTMTLVDSTRKKIAFIESILKELGLTNAKTLVSRAEEIGQQPQHREQYDVALIRAVGTASACAEYTLPLLKLGGLAVIYRGTWTEEETTSLENAVRQLGGTVELIDNFTTPLTNSVRHCLYLRKVAKTPANFPRAVGVPTQKPI from the coding sequence ATGACTAACTTATTGCCAGAAATGGCTGAAATTTGGCAGCAAACTCTTAATTGGCAACCAACAGACTCTCAACAGGCGCGATTTCAGCAGCTTTATGAGTTAATTCTGGAAGGTAATCGCCAGTTAAATTTAACTCGCATTACTGAACCGCAGGAATTTTGGGAAAAACATCTTTGGGATTCACTGCGAGGAGTTGCACCACAGCAACAATTAATCTCGTTTCTGCCAGTGGGTGCATCTGTCATTGATATTGGTACTGGTGCTGGGTTTCCTGGTGTTCCTGTGGCAATTATCGCCCCTAATTCTACAATGACGCTGGTGGATTCAACGCGCAAAAAGATTGCTTTTATCGAATCAATCTTGAAGGAACTTGGCCTGACTAATGCCAAAACGTTGGTTAGTAGGGCGGAAGAAATTGGTCAACAACCACAGCATCGAGAACAATATGATGTTGCTCTAATTCGTGCGGTTGGCACTGCTTCGGCTTGTGCAGAATATACTTTACCTTTACTAAAGTTAGGTGGTTTGGCTGTAATTTATCGTGGTACTTGGACTGAAGAAGAAACTACATCTTTGGAAAATGCAGTGCGGCAGTTAGGTGGCACAGTTGAATTAATAGACAACTTTACTACCCCCTTAACTAACAGCGTTCGGCACTGTCTTTACTTACGGAAGGTAGCTAAAACACCAGCTAATTTTCCTCGTGCTGTTGGTGTACCGACTCAAAAGCCTATTTAG
- the crtW gene encoding beta-carotene ketolase CrtW, giving the protein MVQCQPSSLRAEKLVLLSSTIRDDKNINKGIFVACFILFLWAISLILLLSIDTSIINQGLLIIAMLWQTFLYTGLFITAHDAMHGVVYPKNPKINNFIGKLTLILYGLFPYKDLLKKHWLHHGHPGTDLDPDYYNGHPQNFFLWYLHFMKSYWRWTQIFGLVMIFHGLKSIVHIPENNLIIFWMIPSILSSVQLFYFGTFLPHKKLEGGYTNPHCARSIPLPLFWSFVTCYHFGYHKEHHEYPQLPWWKLPEAYKISL; this is encoded by the coding sequence ATGGTTCAGTGTCAACCATCATCTCTACGTGCAGAAAAACTGGTTTTATTGTCATCGACAATTAGGGATGATAAAAATATTAATAAGGGTATATTTGTTGCCTGTTTTATCTTATTTTTATGGGCAATTAGTTTAATCTTATTACTCTCAATAGATACATCCATAATTAATCAGGGCTTATTAATCATAGCCATGCTTTGGCAGACATTCTTATATACAGGTTTATTTATTACTGCCCATGATGCCATGCACGGCGTAGTTTATCCCAAAAATCCCAAAATAAATAATTTTATAGGTAAGCTCACTCTCATCTTGTATGGACTATTTCCTTATAAAGATTTATTGAAAAAACATTGGTTACACCACGGACATCCTGGTACTGATTTAGACCCTGATTATTACAATGGTCATCCCCAAAACTTCTTTCTTTGGTATCTACATTTTATGAAGTCTTATTGGAGATGGACACAAATTTTCGGATTAGTGATGATTTTTCACGGACTTAAAAGTATTGTACATATACCAGAAAATAATTTAATTATATTTTGGATGATCCCTTCTATTTTAAGTTCAGTACAACTATTTTATTTTGGTACATTTTTACCGCATAAAAAGCTAGAAGGTGGTTATACTAACCCCCATTGTGCGCGCAGTATCCCATTACCTCTTTTTTGGTCTTTCGTCACTTGCTATCACTTCGGTTACCACAAAGAGCATCACGAATATCCTCAACTTCCTTGGTGGAAATTACCGGAAGCTTACAAAATATCTTTATAA
- the hpsU gene encoding hormogonium polysaccharide biosynthesis acetyltransferase HpsU: MTNDKPFVDLRLYDQSWFDRGRSAWYILLWWLVQAIAFPLTPHPSSNIRCWLLRLFGARIGRGVVVRPTARFTFPWKVTIGDYSWVGDDVVLYSLDEIHIGQHCVISQKSYLCTGSHDIQDPTFRLKVAGITIGNGAWVATDCFIAPGVEIGANAVIGARSSVFTNMPAGQVCWGSPCRPQHPRLKE; encoded by the coding sequence ATGACTAACGACAAACCCTTTGTAGATTTACGCCTGTACGACCAATCTTGGTTTGATCGGGGGCGTTCAGCTTGGTATATTTTGTTATGGTGGTTGGTGCAGGCGATCGCCTTTCCTCTGACTCCCCATCCTTCTAGTAACATCCGTTGTTGGCTATTACGTCTGTTTGGTGCGCGGATTGGTAGAGGTGTGGTAGTTCGTCCCACTGCACGTTTTACCTTCCCCTGGAAAGTTACCATCGGGGATTACAGTTGGGTTGGCGATGATGTAGTTCTCTACAGTCTAGATGAAATTCACATCGGGCAACACTGCGTAATTTCACAGAAAAGTTACCTATGTACAGGTAGCCATGATATCCAAGACCCTACATTCAGATTAAAGGTAGCAGGGATTACCATTGGCAACGGCGCTTGGGTTGCTACAGATTGTTTCATCGCACCAGGGGTGGAAATAGGAGCTAACGCCGTGATTGGCGCTCGCAGCAGTGTTTTTACTAATATGCCGGCTGGGCAAGTTTGCTGGGGTAGCCCTTGCCGTCCTCAGCATCCCAGGTTGAAGGAGTGA